gggttagggttaaaatgaTCTCAATCTAAAGGGAGCAAGTTGTCGTCACATAACttgcttatttttttaatgaacttcATTCAGGCTTGGTTTGTTAGCGATTTTCCATTATCTGTGCGTTTATAGGTAAAGTGAGGGTTGAACTGAATAAATTGATATTAATAGGACGTACATCAACTTCAGATTGATTTAAAAGGATGCTGGTAGGTCagacactaaaaaaacaaacaataaaaacctgctttatgtgtttttattgtgtcctTAATGGTTGAAAATGTTTATTAACGTTGGCACAAATCtcttaaaataatattactgGACCTAGAGGCATTAAAAGTAAAGTTTCCTCACCTCATAGcctttcctcttcttcagcctcTTCTTGTTGAGTTTCTTACAGGCGTACAGTTTCCCCGTGGCTTTCATCTGACACGCAGACACCTCCCCAAACCCACCTTTCCCCAGCACGCGGAAGTCCAGGAACCAGTCGGCGTCCATCTGCTGCATCTCCAGCCACTTCCACTGCAGGAACCTCTTCAGGTACATGCTCTCCAGGTAGAAGATGTAGGGCGCTTCCCGCAGGTAGGCCAACGTCGTGGCCAACGCCGCGGCGAACAGATCGTCCTGTACCGACTCCTGGCCTTGCTTCACCTTAGCGATGATGTCCTCAGACAGGAAGGGACAGTAGTGTTTGGCCGAGGGCTCCATGTACCGCTGGACAATCTTTGAGGCCTTGTTCATCCTCTCCGAGTCCTCTGCCAGGTCATAGCTCTCGATGTCCTTCCACAGACGGCAGGGCCCGTGATACTCTGGATTGGCGTCCAGGAATTCCCGAAAGAGGCGCTTGCCAATGGGCTGCTCCACGCAGATGATGTCAAAGGCCAAATCCAGCGTGTCCCTCAGGCCCTCGCACACGGTGATGTGGGGCAGCTTGAGGCGAGAGTGGTACTTTTTGTCCCGGGCTGTTGCGGCGTTGGAGCCGTCGATGCTCCCGCGGGCGTTGATGTAGGCAGAATTTGCCACCACCGTGGTCAGCCCGCCGATGTCCATGTCGTGGGGGGTCGGTGACTGTTTAGGCGACGCAGAGAGGAGACATGGCGCGCGGAAACGGGGGCAGAAGATGACGAAGATGAGGCCGCAGGAGGAGACAAAGGTGGGACAATACGAAGATCTCAGGAACGTCGCAGAGGAGCATGAGAGGTGGAGAGGGGATGGAGGGCTGGTGCCTAAACTAGATCCCAGCACACTTTGAGCAgtgtacccacacacacacacacacacacacacacacacacacctgagtcaACACCTTTCAGTAATCCATTAACACCCTAATGCCCCAGACAAAGTGTGCGGGCACATGCTGGAACAGTACATAGAACAGACAGCATATGCAGCTGGAACATCACCAGTCCACATTTAGATGAATCATATgtgtcaaaaacatttttaacagtgaGGCCTTCAGGAAATAACTCTCATGTCTAGAATAAGTTATATTAGAAGCAAATGTTGTAAGACAAGGTGCTGAACGTCTAACTTAACACAGTAATATCGTACTCCAGTATAAACTTGTCTTGAGGTTTATTGGACCTCTGCACTCTTAAAGAGATCACAGGAGTAACTGTCCCCACAGACCCAAGACTAGTCTTCCTGGATGACTGGAAAACAAACTcatatttctaaaaaaaaaaaaatgacctaaCTACTGCCAACAAGTGTATAGCTATGTAATGGAAAGATTGAAATGACAGAAAGGAAACAGGAACTAAGGTTTGAGGAAGATGCGCCTTTTAGCAGATGTGCTTTcaccactcctgccactttattaggtttcttgtgtacctaataaagtggccattgAGTGTAATTTCAAAGAATATCCATTTGATTTGACTCAACTTCAAATCGCCACAGGAAGTGACCGATTTTAAGCAGATATACTATAGATACAAGTCATGAAATAAGACTCATATGTACATAATAGCAGACTCTGGCAGATTAAATGAAGGGTGTGTTAATGTCAGACATGTGTTACACAGAACACTTCGTCTCACTTCTGTCAGTTTCAGAGAATCAGCTGCAAACGTCAAGCAAACGGAAAATTTCCCAGCTTTTATGCAGGTtgatacatatactgtatatttattttgcagTATACCTAAATCCTGATGTGTATAATTGAATTATCTGACCAAAACATAAACTATTCTTTTAGAAAACAGGGAAAAATATCATACACTGTCTGAACTTGCAGGATAACCTTTATTTCTGCAATGTTTCAGACCTAGACCTCCATGAGGCAAAGAAGCCATAAAAGCCAATAAATCATActttaaaagacaaaatgaaaatgttaatcattaaaataagcttttttttgtcattaattcattatattttttttacctcactGGTCTCTTGCTACTTTAAAACAATGCATTGACATAttctctgtgcttgtgtgtgtggacaaagGTTCCCCACAGCCTCCACAGTCCGCCTGTAAACCAGCCCTCGTCTGTTCTCCATGTCAAAAACATTTGGACACCCTTCATTTAAACACAGGCtcagtgtgtcagtgacagCAGTCACACGAGGATAATCCTCACGTTTAAACCTCgagtttaaatgaaatgtaactttTAACGACACATGAAACTGAGCTGTGGCTGAACGTATGACACGCAGACACGAGTTAATAAGTCGAAGTTCTCACCTCACACGCAGCCACCGTCTTCATGCAGTTTTCCTCcctgagacttttttttgtcctctgagAGACGCCTCCCCAAACCCACctttaacccccccccacatGGAAATCTACTGTACGAGAGGCAGTGAGCTGCACCaggcacatcatcatcatcatcatcatcatgaagaGAGCTGTTCAACATGAGTCTCGACTGcagaaagaaataaacattttaaaggtgTCATTTAAAGTCAAGTGTTTAAAAAGAGTCagattttcatttggcagaaatttaaCATGAAATTACAATCACCGGATTGTACGAATTGCTGTTTTCCATCATCTCAGattaagccttttatatttctATCGAGCCGGGTCAGCTCTACACTCGCCGCCATTTTGGACCAAGCCTTGTTTTGACTGCAGCCTAAATTGGATTTGTAAGCACGATATATCCAATCAGAATCCAATCTTCCCAACCAACATTTTACGTTAAATAGTGCAAGCAATCAAATCTATTGTGCACTTGTCCACACTGACATCGTCTAGTCCGGTCTTACACATGGATTTCTATAattacaggccacgcccccagAAATCCCAAACATTTCTAAATTGATAAGATTTCTAAACTattctcaaaataaaatcagatttcATGTGGGGGTTTCAAAAAAATCTGTcccgatttaaaaaaaataaataaatcaagcaaGATACAATGTGGTTTAGGATTAGGGCTGCAGGTTAAACAAGGGCTCATATTcgccaacacacttggaagagaAGAGTGAGGTGATGGATATTCAGCTGTTGCCAGTGttgctacattttacacactgtacctttaaagctGCTGCCAGTGAATTACTCTTATTAAAATCTGGGATTAAAAGACAAATATTCTGCCTGCTGTCACTGATCTGGAGCATTTGCTCAGTGACATGTGTTAGTCGAGAAGAAACTTCCAAGGATCCCAAAAACACTTCATCcaactttaaatgtaaatcCTGATTTGTCAAACTTGTGTCTCTTCAGTAAGGTGCGGTCCTTAATCAGATATTTATGAATCCGATTCATGGTCATGCAAGTCAGAAGAGGGCGTGGCCTCACCTCCAATTAGACCCATAAAAGTTCAGAAATTGGAGGGTACATGTATGgattaaaatgaaacagaatGTGTGTATGATCGACTTAATGCGAGAGAAATAAgacaaagccatgttttgttttgttttctattagcgtgagtggcagccattttggaatcCTATATCGGAGTTTGCAATGTTGGGAAATATCCACCGTCAAACTTCCGACGAGGAACTCTGAAATTCTAACTTGTGGAAAACACTAAAAGCCCAACATGAAAGCCATCAAATCTGATTTGTACTGAATCGGAATACAAATCATAACACGGCCAAAGAGGCGGTCAGATgtacatgaataaaataatcTAAACATAATTTCCAAACCTATCAGATCACAGGGACAATTCCACTTCTGAGGTTTGGCCAAGGTTCCAAGAATATGAGCcaacagcagctttaagtgtCTGATATTTTGAGAACCGTGTTCAAACCTGATTGAAATATAGATGCAAACTTATTAAAACAATCTATATTTAATTTGCAAACTTATATTAGATTACAGAAAAAGGTATTTGGAAGAGTCAGTACATGTGTTGCTCAGTTTTAAAAGAGATCTTTGAAGGGAGCACATCAAGACCTACACaaccacacatttttttgttacatcAATAATTTTATCTTTACCACTGGCCTCTAAAGGATACTATAAGCTACAATCGTCATAGGATTCATATATGTAATTACAAACAAAGCTTATTTACCTATCAGGAGCCTGGGTTATGAAAGTCCTTGACCTTGCTGGTGCCATTATTTTTGTAAACACTACCAAGGCGTTAACAGGGTGGTGGTGATGGAGAATTCCTCAACtccaatacaaatacaaaaaaacaaaaaacaaaacagaactaGCAAATGAGATCAGAAAAGCAGCTGCCTACAGAACAGAAGGAAGCCAGTCCAACAAAACCGGGGTgggaggtgggggggtgggAGAAGAAACTATCTCAAATTATTGCCcagaacagaaaaacaaaaaagtatcaACACATCTGATGGAGCCCCATCCTGAGATGACGTGGCAACTGTAATCGGGCCTATTCCCGAAACCATGGTTACGCAGACGTCACGCAGACCTTTACGGCCGTCATGGGACACTTTGAACATCATCACGTCTGTTATACGCAACTGCAAAAATAATAGGAAATAACTATTCAAACAAGTACATTATACATTCTCCAACAGCAGTAGGTTTTACAgagggttgttttgtttttgtttttttttactgggatGGCTTATTGAGAAGTGGATCGGGACATACAAAGACTTCAGTGTGGTGGCAGCCAAGGCCACAGTTCCCTTGGATGACACCACCCCCCCCAGAGCTGTAGTGCAGGTGCACGTGATTCAGGGGCAGGAAAAAGATGGGTGCCATAAACACACCTCTGTTCAATTTTCATGTACACCCCTGAGAAAGCCAGACAGAAATACAGGCATGGGGGAAACAGGGAGGGGCTGAAGAAGCACACACAGGaaggggtgtttttttttttaggactgTGCTTGTTGGAGCGGCGAGAACGCAGACCCGGTCTAGTCTTCGTCGTCGTTCTCGTCGTATTCGTCCTCGTCGTCCTCGTCGCCCATGTACGACACTGGAGTCTCCACGCGGGAGCCGCTGTAGTGAGAGTCGTTTGAGCTGGAGGCCATCGTCCCGTCAGTGCAGCCGTCACTGCAACAacaacgaggaggaggaggagacggttAGAAAACAAGACCGTTTGGATTGGGAGGGGTTTTGTTTGTGCAATGACAGGTAAGGCTTCTCTCACCTGCTCGCTGGGTAACGCGCTCCGTTTGCCGAGGATCCTCCAGTGATGTAGACATTACTGATGGGACCCTTTGCCATCTCTGAAAACACAATGAGAGACACAAATGCTTTGATGAGACCCAAATTCATCGCTCTGCTGGAATGAAGACCAGCTGCAAGTGATCGCATCACGTTACGTCTTTGTTTTTCGCAATCAGAGAGCAATTagtaaacaaaatgacaaatccTCTAGACATTCATCCACAGCAAGTTAAGATTCAATTTCCTTCCTGCAGTTTTTACCCTCACATCCACTTTAAATCCATCAGAAAAATAAGTGACGTTATGTTGTTCTCAAAAAAGGGATTAACTTTGTGACCTTACGTTTTCCTGTGAAAATGGACACAAGCCAACTAAACGATAATGGCGTGAGTATTTCATCGCAATGCATAAATCCATCAATTTTGGAAGGGtaataatacataaatgttattttccataTTCGATTGATCCATCAATTATTTCCTCGATTagtcgagtacttgtttggtccataaaatgttgaaaaatgcctgacctgtgtttcccaaaactcAAAAATGATAACGTTCTCAAATTCTCAGTTTCAGCAAAGAAACCatacaatgtttacatttgagaaGCCGAAACATCAAGGAGgttgttttaattacatatatattatatattaaatatttttaaataaaaaaacactcaaaccgattacttgattattaaaatagttgtagcccaaaaacatgtcacgtgtacgtgtgtgtgtgcagggaagATTCAAATATCTTCATAAGGAAAGAATGCCACGTAGTATTCAAACAAAAAGTAACCTAATTCCAAATGACGATATCGGCGTCAGCTACGTTAAAAGCGTGACACACAACACGAccataaacacttttttttttctgtctgtggcCTGTACAGATCGTTATTTTGATTCCCCTCACaatttttgattaaaaagcaAATGAGTGCGTTATGTGCCAAACTAAtgtaaactgaactgaactgctTCTTGTAACTGTTGACGGACCTGCCGTCGGTGTATCACACTAATCGACTGACGACTTTCAAGTGTTTTAAGTGAACTCAGATCAGCGTTACTCTTTAACTTGTGGAATCTGATTCTGATAGTTTGAGTCACTGACAATCGATCATTACGTTTTATCGAACCAATTCACAAACTTATAGCAAGGACAGCGTTTCAGCGGGAATGAAAAAAGCTCCATACAAGTACAAGTGATCCAACAGTACATTATTAAGAAAGCCAACATTGAAAATGAGTCTAGGAGGCACTGACCTATAACATAGGGCTCCAGAGCTTTGGGCACCAGGTTCCGCGCAACCTTCAGATCCTCTGGAGAACACTTTCCCACCTCCAGACCGCAGGCCATACCCATACGCTTCAACACCTCGATGTCGTCGTGGATCTCAAACATGTTGTCGAAATTGAACAAATATTCAAACCTGCGGACGGGAAAAGACAGAAGCCCATTATTATAATAgttatttttaatacatttatcagtgagataatgaaaaaaacagaaaacttcaACTTAACTGAGGTGTttggaaacatgtttttatgagcAGTTAAGTAATCGtgtatgaacacaaacaaatccgGCTGTACCATAGCAATTGCTATCAAACTGAGGGTAAAAACCAAGAAATGTTCTAAGATTATGGGAGAACATGACTCAAAACTAAATTATACATATAACACACACGTTACCTGACACTTAGTCAGGTTCAGGCATTGCACTTGAGAAAAGTGTGGTTGTCTCACAGGTAAATGGAATTGGCGTCTAACTAGTCTTGTTTTCCTGTTCTTATCAAGCCCCGCTGCGAGTCTAAACATGGACTGCTGTGTTTGCAAAAACAACCGGTGTCCAATAAAACTCTTCGACGCAACAATGGGATTGTGAAACTCCCACATAACAGATGATAGTGTTCAGATAAagactcagtcagtcagtaagTCAGTGGTGTGACAACTCTTCtctctgaaaaaataaaaaaaaacagtctggaGAGAGCGCACACAAACCCAAACACGTTTGATTCCAGCCTGTCAACAAGTTAATTAGTTACAGCAGATACACTGTACCAACTGatatttagatagatagatagatagatagatagatagatagatactttattcatctcacagagaaattcacacgGCAACAGCGGCAACAGCGAAAATGAGAAAGCTGTGACGGACATGTTTTCTGTGCTTCTTTGCTCATGATTGTTGGTAATGATCGCTGGTGAAAAAGATGGAGATGAGAGAACAGAGGATGTACTTCTTCTACTCCCACAAGGGGAAAAGTTTGGGTCAATTTCCTTATTTAACTGCATTGACACCTGCTCTGACACCAGGGGGAGTTAAGGGTTAAATTGCTATTACAAATTTCAAGTTAATGTAAGgtttatttttctaaaaaaagaaagtgtcctctaaaacagtgtttcccaaaccgtctacagggacccactttttaaagaaggCAAACTACCATGGCCCAAACATAAAGCGTGACAACAACACAGTTATGCATAATGTAGCAACTTATTTCCAGCCATAAATAGAAACATCTCATAAATTAATCATTTCCAAGAGAAGATTAATTTAAACCtaatttatgtatgttttttttaatatataatcagAAATATTAACTAAAAAGTTTGGGGAAATTCAGAAAAACCCAACCCAGTGCTCGGGAATCCCTAATGCAGTCATAAATGAACACTTAAACTACATGAGAGCGCactataaaaacattaatgGCCTTGATTAACAttaaaagtcaaacattttAATTCTCAAATGGTTGTTTTGCGTTAATATCTACTTCTGAGGTTTATAAAGTATTTAGTAGGACAGTCAGGGTTTGACCTTAAACCTCTGGCTTACAATGACCTCATTTACCCACTGTTTTCTGAGCCATTAATGGTTTAACATGTCTGTGTCTGAATGATCAAATGAaacctgctgtaaaaaaaactttgttatGAGCTAATCTGCCAgggggagaaaaacacagataaattaTTTCCTGTGACATAAATCATGAGGATGTTGCATTTGGTTCTAAAAGGAGAAGCAGCACTGACGTCGCACCCCTGCTGCACCACATGCTGCTGACTGTTTTTCCCAGgaggttaaaaaaacatgttcaatttAAAAAGCCTGAAAATAAACCACATACTTGTCATTGGAGATGCTGCAGTCGATGACAGTTTTCTTGCTGGTGTTGACGATAATAAAGGGAAGATGGATGATGGAGTTGGGAGGTGGGGATCTGTTTGCCTGCTGTTCCGCTTGTCTGTTCCTCTGAACCAGGTTTTTAAAAGCTATTTGCTGTGAACAAGAACAGCAAAGAAAGATGAAAACTGTAACCGAAAATGTACAATACTGTAATTTTCATGGTACCAACGGCATTTTTTCATGCATGACAATGAGTGAGGGGTTGAGCGAGCGAGAGGCGCAGTTGTGCGTGCATTACGTGACAAGATTTGAATTAAATCAAATAGAATCTTACAGACGCAGATCCTCTTTTTGGAGAAAATTCTTCTTGTGCTACCATTTCAGTTCTGGAACCTGTCAATTTATGCCTCACCACCTGCTATTACTACCACAGTTCAGCTAAGACCTGAGCATGTGTTTcggtggtgcagcagtgaaaagggtcTCCCCTCGAACAGTGTTTTGGTGCGCCATGTTCCATTTGTCATGCGATATACTGTATGAAAAACGtacatcataaaaaataaataaataccggTTTGGTAAACTAAAAAGAGTTTGTTTTGGATTTGTTTAACAAAGTAGACATTATTTCTTGAGCCATGTCGGCAAAATCCAGCAACGCAAATGGTTTGTAGCTCTGGATGTTTTTTGGGGTAAATTCTGCTCAcactacaacaaaataaaattagcTTTATGGTAACATTATCAAGCTTTACTGACAAGTTATCACACACATTCTGCCATTCATGAATGCCACGAGGAAAAGGTAGATGTTACAAAACTCATTCAAGTCTTCCTCACCTGCAGTATGAGCTCCTGAAGTTGTGATTGTTTCTGCTTAATTCTCTCGAGCCGCCTTTGTCTTTCCACCTAAAGTTAACACAACAGTGACAGGTGAAAAGAGGGTAAACAACCTCCAAACAAGCCCATATACAATGTGTATTTACTGAGATTATACCTCTAGATTTTGGCACTCCTGTGCTGAGTTGGTGGGCAGGCCAATCcacttgatttcttttttctctttagaGATAATGTTCATGGCCATGAGCACATTGAGAGCGTCGTACACACGCCGCCGAATGTTCTTCTGGTCATACACATGCTACAAGGGAAAAATCAAAGCTTTAAACTTTGATCAATACAAAGGaaccctttttttaaacatgcgTATAAGATTCAGATTTGCTCACCGAGTCATTGGGCGACATGTGGTTGTCTGCAGAGCTGAATTCTGCCACCAGTTCATCTGCCACCTCATTATAAGTGGTTACTCCTTTCTTCTGCACCTTCTCACATACTTTCATAGAGAAATGCCTCAAGCCCTTTCCATTCTTGTCCCCTTTCTTCCCCCGTTTTCTGCAGGCAGAGCACATCACCCACATTAAACCAATGATtactttgtcaaaaaaaaaggtataaagCATGTTAATTACATGTTTCCTAACCTCCACAGGGTTTGGACTTTTTGAGAACTTACCCTGATGACCAAGGGGAGGCGTCCGATGGTTGACTCTGAGTGAGGAATTGGGAACTTGGTGTGTGTGGACTGTTTACCAAAATTGTACTTGATACTGTGGGCCTCTGGGGTGTTCCAATCACCTGCAAAGAACACGAGAAGAGTTGTAACTTTTCATATAGAGCACTGGAAATGTGAGGCTCacagtataaaataaataaatgaatcccCAAAATCTGTTTATTGAAGTCTTGGTAAATTACATGGTGTTACATAAGTAAATGTGAGAAAAATCTATTACTTTTTCTGATAAGAAACAATCTACACAAATCTGACCGTGGCTGCTGATCAACTGAAGACATTGCTTAACTTAAAATTCACATCCCTTGTAATGAAGTATCTAAGAGGTGTGATCTATTCCTTCACTAAAGGTGTTATCTAAGCTGATTCCCGTTCTGTATATAttccatatatacagtataatgagaTGATGGGTGTAATCCTGCTGACTGTAGAGTTGATAAGCTTAGGATCAACTGCCTCCACCTACCTCAGCCCGGTCACCTCACAATGATAATGGAGGGGCTTACACAACAGTAAGACACTGCAGAGACACCCAGTGAGCACATCTACACAAACAAACGCATCTGCAGGACACTGACAATTTACAAAGCAGACCTTAAGGTTCCAAACTCCCGACACAAATGGGGTTGTTACAAAACAGAACCCTGATTTTTGTGGAGCATCACTCACCATGTGTGGCAGATGTTGCATGTGTGCAGCAATGTTCACGTTCGATGGCCCAAGGGTTTTGGGGAGTAGCTGTTTGGCCAAAGGTGCAGCTGTGGGCTGGACAGTTACCAAAGATAGGACGCCTAGAAGAAAATATGAGAACACCAGTAATGAGTAGAGCCCTTGTTTGAAACTCCATTGCCCCCTGTTGTCCAACTACTAGCACACCATACTGGACTAACAGAACACACTTTGATATGTCAGAAAAAACTACTTCCAGTAACTACTTTGTACCTTTGCTGGGGCTCAGATTCTGATCGATGAAAACCTTCAACTCGCCATTTGTTTCAATCAGACCAACCTACAAAAGGTAATACGAAGTTAATATTAGTTcaaaataagcagcagtaaaACAAAGTTATGGCAGATGATTTAAGTGAGTTACAGCAAAGTGTCAAAATCATTTTCATCTAACTTTAGCCACAGTACccttaaaatgacataaaaccacAATGTTTCCcaaataattttctttttttataaagcaaTTAAATAAGTACTTACATCTTTTGCCATGATCCCAAAGGACCGGAGAAGTTGAGATTcaggttaaaaaaatattttcctctttttttactcttcaAACTCCtaaagagagaaacacagaaaacaacattttgacaTCATATTATCTGGTTTTCAACTTAAATTTTTATGCATTTGCTCAGTCGGATGGCAGAATAAAGTTTTGGTGCCTCTGCAAACATTGATGAAATTTCAGAGAACAATATAAATATCCTCAGCTCATCCCACACTTTCCAAGAGCATGAGGGAACTATGGTAGCCTTTGAAAACCACACCGGGTGTAGCTGCCAGCAAGCACAAATAATGTTGTCCATCAGCTGATAAGAATACCATGGATACAGATGTTTTTACattggtttatgcatcaggtttatgtttttttttttgtttgtttgttttttgtttgattgtatagtaagcttctgcttcaaaatgcataACACATGCTCTGACTAGTTTGTCCAGTTGGGCCACTCTAGATACATGCCAGTGCAAGATGGCAGCTGCCATAGAGCAAGGTCCTTGTATAGGTTAAGTATATATAAAACCCTTACCCTCCATTAAACAGCTCCAGCACTACTCAGCTCGACtcgatttttttccctcttccatTATGGATAGTATCTGGTCCCTGTTGCTTTTGTTGGTACCTGCCCTGGCGAgtttccaagcgagctgagccgatactaaactgtgacgccaacagactgctggccacctATTGATCAGTGTTGTGACTGGAAGTCATGAgtgtgacgtccgacacaagaatcaaaccataCAATGCcgaatcagttaaaaagacttcaaaatctcAAAACAtccattaatctccaacatttagcaagaacATTTCTAAAACCTTAATATTAAACagcagtctggtgtatttagcgacagcagtgccaaaagccggcgatcgtgagccgaaccACAACCTgttcagtcgtatttcagtTTAGTGACTGTTAGTTCAGGACTGAACTAAACTTTTTAATGAACCGACTCTAATGATtcaatacactgaaaacaactgccttgcccgtcactagtttgtgtcgcaTATTAAACAACTTTACAGCAGTTTTACACAGCTGTGCTGTGACGACCCCACCCGCTGTGAGGACATACTACATAATGGAAAAC
This genomic interval from Solea solea chromosome 2, fSolSol10.1, whole genome shotgun sequence contains the following:
- the tfdp1a gene encoding transcription factor Dp-1a, whose protein sequence is MAKDVGLIETNGELKVFIDQNLSPSKGVLSLVTVQPTAAPLAKQLLPKTLGPSNVNIAAHMQHLPHMVIGTPQRPTVSSTILVNSPHTPSSQFLTQSQPSDASPWSSGKRGKKGDKNGKGLRHFSMKVCEKVQKKGVTTYNEVADELVAEFSSADNHMSPNDSHVYDQKNIRRRVYDALNVLMAMNIISKEKKEIKWIGLPTNSAQECQNLEVERQRRLERIKQKQSQLQELILQQIAFKNLVQRNRQAEQQANRSPPPNSIIHLPFIIVNTSKKTVIDCSISNDKFEYLFNFDNMFEIHDDIEVLKRMGMACGLEVGKCSPEDLKVARNLVPKALEPYVIEMAKGPISNVYITGGSSANGARYPASSDGCTDGTMASSSNDSHYSGSRVETPVSYMGDEDDEDEYDENDDED